TATGCAACTCCTACGATATTATCTATGCGCTCCTCAAATACAGGTACTCTGAAAAGTTATTATTAATATCTAATAAGAAACCAGTTTGTATATTTGATTCATGTTAAATATAATATACTATACCTTGAATATTGATGAGTCTCCCATAATTTCTGAAAATCAATAAGTGTTGCACTACCATCAATTGCAACTACATCTACAAGTGGTGTCATCACTTCCCGAACATGTGTGTCTTTTATCTCTAGAACATTTTCAATCATGTCCTGTTCAAAAACAATAGCATTTAGTTATCCACTCCACATaaagcaaataataataataataataatggatcTACTTTCATATTCCCTTTATCATTGCGCCATCAGTCCCAAAGCTGATGGCTGTTCATTTGTTCTGATTACACGTAGAAACCATAAAACTAAGGCTACATTAGATTCAttagaaacattcaaagatcatcATGACAAATATCCAGTAGAATTCAATTGAAACATTATCAGATTGTCATATCAGGCATGTCAATCAACTGTGACATACTGACATCAAGTGTTAAAGTTCTTTCAACTCAATTTGATGACGTAGGTgcatctaagtgtgagcacttattgACAAGAAGCATGAACAGAATAAGAATAAGATGGCTGGTAATCTAAAGGTGCCTGACAGTGCGACAAGgaaaataaaagtatttttcttcaaAGTGTTACAGCAATTTAGCATTATCATTTCTGATTCGAAAGTATCATTTTCCTAGTCTCACAGGAAGACAAACTGACAGGATAACTCCTGTATGTATCTTCTAACTAGGTGCTTGGATTTTGTTGCTGGGATATTGCAAAAGAAATACTTTTCAGAAACTATGATCTTGTAGATAATTCAGACAATCTTTATGTATTTCGAACCATTTTAAAGAAAATAAGTTAGCATCATTTGCCCTTGAAAACTACTAACACTCATAGTATGGATGGGTTTCTATACCTACTGGCACAGGTATAGGTCGGAACATTAAATGATAGAAAGATCTATGTGTCATGTTGATGTACACCTTAGCCAATTTTTGCCTTGTTATATGCCAAATTGTATTAGCATCCCCATGCCACAAAAAGGCAATTTTTGTTCAATCACATGAAACAACCCTGGCAACAAAATGAATGTTACTTGATTATAAAAGAGTAAAAAAATATAGGACAGAGTCAGAGAGAGACAACGAATCAAAATTTTCTGAATTTCTCTCACCTGTTCTTCCTCCTCTATTGCCCCGCTCAGTTCTGCCCCTCGTAACATCAATTTCAATTCATCTTCAGTGACATATGGTTCACTACATGGACAAACAACAATGATAAGAACCAAAGAAACCCTTGCACAAAACTGCCTATATATGAAAAATCAAACTACTTTTACCAAAATGCTTAAAGTAGTGAACTTTTAAAATGAGCTGAAAATTTTTGGCCCAAAACATGAACAACTCTTTAATCAACAGATGAAATGAAAATGTGCATGAAAATTGATCAAACACGATGTGAAGTAAAAGGACTAAGCATGAATTTAGAGACTCAATGTACACCCTACCTTCTCCCTTTCAGGCCCAGCAGCTTCAGAATTCCCATCGACAAAAAGGTAACAACTCTTCCAACAGGATATAAGACTAAAGAAAGCCATGCAACTGGCCTGATCTAATTGGCATCACAAGCTAAACTCTGATCAGCAGCCTTGTTAGATTATCATTTCAAGCATATGATGATTCCACTCTAATTATTAAAGCATCAGTCGACAACCCACCTTACGACAAACCTAGCGACCTCTGTGGCATTATGAACAGCCACACTTTTTGGAGTGATTTCTGTAAGCAGCAAAATAGCAACCTGCAATAATTTAGATATGTAGTGGGGTTAAGGATCACAAAAACGTTTCTAAAACAGCTCCAACCAATAAATCCCAAGTATACAAGAACAGGCCCCTTATAAAGCAAAATATGACTTTCTAAATTAAGTACTTCTAGTTATTTTTATTGGTCCTAGATATGTACAGAAAATTGTTCGGTCAATTACCATTTTATTGTACACATAACTGGATCTTTGATTAGCTATGCTCTGAAACATAACATACATCAGAAATCTTTTAACTAACACTCAATCTGCATACAAATGGCAAATAATTTTGTACTTATACAGCAATGATAGTGATGCACAAAACATTACAGAAATGGTGTAGCTGGAGACCTAAGGTAGTTCCTGAATAACAAGGAAAATGGTAGCAACAAAAGCTCAGAATATGGTTGTAATCGGTATATGTTCTGATACATTGAACCAGCCGAGATAATTGTGTATATCTAGAATGACATCATCAAGACTTTTCCCAGTCACATGAGTCTGGACCGTATATGATGTAATCATGCAGAATAGTGTGATTTTGCAAAGCAGTTTTATCATTAAAGGGACCAGTGCCTACCGTCATAACTGCTGTTGCTGCACTAACACCAGCTTCCCCAAAAATTGCAGTTGTTGCTTCAGTAACAAGCGCTGTAGCACCAATATTGACCACGCTGATCACACATAACAACAGCACAGGGAATACTTTAGAAGCTGAACGATAACAATTAAATCATATCAGGAAACGAAGGGAAACAATCACTTAACAAACAAATTTATACGTTGTGCCTATAAGAATTGTAGTGAGAAAACGAGTGACATCAGTACGAAGCATTCTGAAGACACCATTCTCAGGTTCCTTTTCAGCTAATTCGCGAACCTGATGAATAAAGCCATTAAGCCAAAAGAGACTTTATCTCATGCATTTTTATTCCAAGCAGAACTAGAAATAATGCCAAAAGAAGAATTCAAGAATTGGACCCGACAAGTGGGCATGTAAAGGGCAGTAGGCACCTTCCACGGCCACAATGTAGTGATGGCCGTCTCTGCCATAGAAAAGAACGCCGACAAACCCAGAAGCGCCGTCAAAATCAACCCTTGTTCCCTGAGCACATGAAGAATCTGCAGCAGTTTCGGCCAGGCTCTACTAAGACTCGCTCTTCCTGATGTCAAGACCCCTTTCGCAGCATCCACAGTGCCTTCGGCCGCAAAAGCCCTTTGACACCTTACCACGAACACCCAGCATGCAATCGCGACGAGAACGAGGCGGAATCCATCTCGTATCTTCTCATCGGGCGGACAGGAAGAAATGACCGATGTCGGAAGGGCATGGACGCCGAAAGAAGCTGGGAGACATGAATTCAGGTGGCCTCGCGCGGAGAGGGAGAGGAAGCCACGCGACGGTGCTCCTAGGGCACAGATACGCGC
The window above is part of the Musa acuminata AAA Group cultivar baxijiao chromosome BXJ2-6, Cavendish_Baxijiao_AAA, whole genome shotgun sequence genome. Proteins encoded here:
- the LOC135614121 gene encoding DUF21 domain-containing protein At1g55930, chloroplastic-like isoform X1 produces the protein MDLAARKTFVLLRPPMLFVGKASSVHESRRARLSVPARICALGAPSRGFLSLSARGHLNSCLPASFGVHALPTSVISSCPPDEKIRDGFRLVLVAIACWVFVVRCQRAFAAEGTVDAAKGVLTSGRASLSRAWPKLLQILHVLREQGLILTALLGLSAFFSMAETAITTLWPWKVRELAEKEPENGVFRMLRTDVTRFLTTILIGTTVVNIGATALVTEATTAIFGEAGVSAATAVMTVAILLLTEITPKSVAVHNATEVARFVVRPVAWLSLVLYPVGRVVTFLSMGILKLLGLKGRSEPYVTEDELKLMLRGAELSGAIEEEEQDMIENVLEIKDTHVREVMTPLVDVVAIDGSATLIDFQKLWETHQYSRVPVFEERIDNIVGVAYAMDMLEYVERVEKLKEITVREIARMPTYFVPDLMSVWNLLREFRIRQVHMAVVLNEYGGTVGIVTLEDVVEEIVGEIFDENDSKEEIQRKTGYIVLRDDGTFDVDANTSIDQLSEELNVKIPEGHQYETVSGFVCETFGYIPEEGGKIIVVLEKANQEEESENAETSPDNQDEERHQTFELEVLEANERKVGLVRFIPIDNEGEEDLDNKGVNRVVSKKVIKQKKQTVNKPEKCDEEIEESLEDGCSQQTILLQEQFQSDGSIRHAIDEKVDNHD